Proteins encoded by one window of Branchiostoma floridae strain S238N-H82 chromosome 6, Bfl_VNyyK, whole genome shotgun sequence:
- the LOC118417259 gene encoding serine/threonine-protein kinase PRP4 homolog isoform X2 has translation MLGLVRHSVIMAAMMMEIGGEPPVTAELTEDSDSGSPEAAASAENGSDSDEENTQVSSKEEKKRHGHHGKKKHKHQKKHKKHKHKHSEEEDRRRRHKHKKRRHSQEEVKEGGAALKKIKVDDSANLEELEEVKARIQAELEKNHADGSKINAMGLIAQGYAGTDEEEEEGEVIDLTEDDPKVPTDSGKSQHADNHSSKSRHRGNRSTSPRHKPERDRRRKSGEDVRRRSKSPDRGRVSRRSRSPDRKSRVSPRKDREERVVKRSKSPRKRSISPKRRSRSPREKSRVRRRSSKSPSTQDNNRVKKTRSPDKVEQSSQEKTKEDSKKAVSPQRASSRRQNSRSLDREKVRSRTPTKKSRSPPVRRPRSPDPVDERKKRISPAPNIRQRSPIRRRSRTPPGRRKSLSPFGRGRPRRSPSPRRLSRRSRSPMGRRRSPLRRSRSGSRHRYRRRSHSRDRDRRRRSRSPEDKFKGSLSEGMAMKKEDSSDEGLEDFEIPDDDEDEEAIIERRRKERLAILQKYQKESSDNSGSVSTPLPTDSDEDSDNDGANTPDSVLVGDRAAEDFAQDAKIEDDFEASINAKLSTITGAVKKGAEETEDSTGSGGNDMFTDDIFGDKGSGSGGRMIHEATDNPHLTENWDDQEGYYRVRIGETLDRRYVVYGFTGQGVFSNVVRARDEARAKQDVAIKIIRNNEMMHKTGLKELEFLKKLNDADPEDKFHCLRLLRDFYHKNHLCLVFEPLSMNLREVLKKYGRDVGLHVKAVRSYSQQLFLALKLLKRCNILHADIKPDNILVNSSKVVLKLCDFGSASHSADNDITPYLVSRFYRAPEIIIGKGYDFAIDMWSVGCTIYELYTGKILYPGKTNNHMLKLMMDLKGKIPNKMIRKGMFKDQHFDPQCNFMYVEVDKVTQREKVTVMTSINATRDLMADMLGYSRLPEDQMRKLTQLSDFLHKVLMLDPSKRISINQALTHPFIQEKI, from the exons ATGCTGGGACTGGTACGTCATAGTGTCATCATGGCGGCCATGATGATGGAGATTGGTGGCGAGCCGCCGGTCACTGCAGAATTAACGGAGGACAG TGATTCAGGTAGTCCTGAAGCAGCTGCCAGTGCTGAGAATGGAAGTGACAGTGATGAAGAAAATACACAGGTGTCTTCTAAGGAGGAGAAAAAGAGGCACGGCCATCACGGTAAGAAGAAGCACAAGCACCAGAAGAAACacaagaaacacaaacacaagcatTCCGAGGAGGAGGACCGGAGACGGAGGCACAAGCACAAGAAGAGGCGGCACAGTCAGGAGGAGGTGAAGGAGGGGGGTGCAGCACTGAAGAAAATAAAG GTCGATGACTCGGCAAATCTTGAGGAACTGGAGGAAGTAAAAGCTCGTATCCAGGCCGAGCTGGAGAAGAACCACGCGGACGGCAGTAAGATCAACGCCATGGGTCTCATCGCCCAGGGTTACGCTGGCACCGAcgaggaggaagaggaagggGAGGTCATTGATTTGACAGAAGATGACCCCAAAGTTCCCACGGACTCTGGGAAATCACAGCATGCAGACAACCATTCGTCCAAATCCCGACACAGGGGAAACAGGTCCACATCCCCCAGGCACAAACCTGAGcgagacagaagaagaaagtcGGGAGAAGACGTGAGGAGGAGAAGCAAGTCCCCAGACAGAGGTAGAGTTAGTCGTCGCAGTCGGTCCCCGGACAGAAAGTCCCGCGTGTCTCCTCGGAAAGATAGGGAGGAGAGAGTCGTCAAGAGAAGTAAGTCCCCCAGGAAACGCAGCATCTCACCAAAGAGAAGGAGTCGGTCTCCCCGCGAGAAGAGTAGAGTAAGGCGGCGCAGTAGTAAATCACCCAGTACTCAGGACAATAATAGAGTAAAGAAGACCAGATCTCCTGACAAAGTGGAACAGTCTTCTCAGGAAAAGACTAAAGAGGACTCAAAGAAAGCTGTATCTCCCCAAAGAGCATCCTCAAGACGTCAGAACAGTCGTTCCTTGGATAGGGAAAAGGTTCGTAGCAGGACTCCAACAAAGAAGAGTAGAAGCCCCCCTGTCAG GAGACCAAGAAGTCCAGACCCTGTGGatgaaaggaagaaaagaatAAGTCCAGCCCCCAACATAAGACAACGGTCCCCCATCAGACGCCGTTCAAGAACGCCACCAGGGAGGAGAAAGAGTCTGTCCCCATTCGGCAGAGGGAGACCACGACGATCGCCGTCACCAAGGAGATTATCGCGAAGATCGCGCTCACCCATGGGAAGACGGAGGTCTCCTTTGCGACGGAGTCGGTCGGGGTCTCGACACAGATACAGGAGGAGGTCCCACTCCAGAGATCGGGATAGAAGACGCAGGAGCAGGTCACCCGAGGACAAGTTCAAGGGAAGCTTGTCTGAAGGCATGGCCATGAAGAAGGAAGACTCCTCGGATGAAGG TTTGGAAGACTTTGAGAttcctgatgatgatgaagacgagGAGGCAATCATCGAACGTCGCAGGAAGGAGAGACTTGCAATTCTACAG AAATATCAAAAAGAGAGCTCAGACAACAGCGGGTCTGTGTCCACACCTCTACCAACAGACTCTGATGAGGACTCTGACAATGACGGAGCGAACACCCCTGACAGCGTGCTGGTCGGGGACCGGGCGGCAGAAGACTTTGCCCAGGACGCTAAGATTGAGGACGATTTCGAGGCCTCCATCAATGCAAAGCTGAGCACTATTACTGGAGCTGTGAAGAAGGGTGCTG AGGAGACAGAGGACTCTACGGGGAGTGGTGGAAACGACATGTTCACAGATGACATCTTCGGAGATAAGGGCTCAGGCTCTGGTGGTCGGATGATCCACGAAGCTACAGACAATCCTCATCTTACAGAGAACTGGGATGACCAGGAGGGATATTACC GTGTGCGTATCGGTGAGACACTGGACAGGCGGTATGTCGTGTACGGCTTCACCGGGCAGGGAGTCTTCAGCAACGTGGTGCGAGCAAGGGACGAGGCTCGCGCCAAACAAGACGTCGCCATCAAGATTATACGGAACAACGAGATGAT GCACAAGACTGGTCTGAAGGAGCTGGAGTTCCTGAAGAAGTTGAATGATGCTGACCCAGAAGACAAGTTCCACTGTCTCCGTCTGCTGCGAGACTTCTACCACAAGAACCATCTCTGCTTAGTGTTTGAGCCACTCAG CATGAACCTACGGGAGGTTCTAAAGAAGTACGGGCGAGACGTGGGCCTGCACGTGAAGGCGGTGCGCTCCTACTCCCAGCAGCTCTTCCTGGCGCTCAAGCTTCTCAAGCGCTGCAACATCCTTCATGCTGACATCAAACCTGACAACATTCTG GTGAATTCATCAAAGGTAGTGTTGAAGCTGTGTGATTTTGGTTCAGCTTCACACAGCGCTGACAACGACATCACCCCCTACCTGGTCAGTAGGTTCTACAGGGCCCCGGAAATCA TTATAGGGAAAGGCTACGACTTTGCCATAGACATGTGGAGCGTGGGCTGTACCATCTATGAACTGTACACGGGGAAGATCCTGTACCCGGGGAAGACAAACAACCACATGCTGAAGCTGATGATGGACCTGAAGGGGAAGATCCCCAACAAGATGATCAGGAAGGGCATGTTCAAGGACCAACACTTCGACCCTCAGTGCAACTTTATGTACGTGGAAGTAGACAAAGTCACACAGAGG GAAAAGGTGACCGTGATGACATCCATCAACGCCACGCGGGACCTGATGGCGGACATGCTGGGGTACTCGCGCCTCCCGGAGGACCAGATGCGCAAGCTGACCCAGCTGAGCGACTTCCTCCACAAGGTCCTGATGCTGGACCCCTCCAAACGTATCTCCATCAACCAGGCCCTCACCCACCCCTTCATACAGGAGAAAATATAA
- the LOC118417262 gene encoding zinc finger and SCAN domain-containing protein 31-like: MPRKQRNRYRRFNFGASRVNNKGAVEGDRLLFQGQDTSCGSAQTMHAVALVGDAVPQSQGWCGGDSSAAQTGPSPATAQSSASDNQVSVSQEAGKMSVLLEEDLVTKWCSAKQQRGFVEDKDFISYLLFIVSEYETMTGTYVLQPAPTPKSPTKPVTRQQASKKRSYLFDEVDDGGQQRAKKGKKKRQKPSKVARAASPLPEDVVPRQSPENEQLPETFFEDNPKKLPEIYENNPKKEQLAEIFFEDNPKKLPEIYEDNPKKDQLAEICEDKLNKEQSAMISDIKPKKEQLAEVFGKDNYQNERLTEICEDSPLDLSFSSHKEEGGVAGNTPEDTSCVSELQKVLTNVTSGVQGQIASPEEVILDFSTKKTSPDANANIADRSVFAEKKKREFPCDVCGKVFNRAQQLTRHKRTHGKDKMIPCDVCGEVVSGKAWCRHRKTHDQGQVFQCPWEGCSLAFKDRKLWQDHMSFVHKGQSSVQCTWIGCDKTFPKHSLMERHLKVHVTPKRMFSCPVCPKVFRHKPNLSVHMRVHSGETPFKCPHCEYRGRQQSALKWHMKKHHDTVVTSFVSFKIEDAAAVSEPDDLASKLAEKMWQETSTGSTGLPLLSYM, encoded by the exons ATGCcgagaaaacaaagaaatcggTACAGGAGATTTAATTTTGGGGCAAGCCGAGTCAACAACAAAGGCGCGGTGGAAGGAGACCGGTTGTTGTTTCAAGGACAAGACACTTCTTGTGGTAGCGCACAG ACAATGCATGCAGTGGCTCTTGTGGGTGATGCTGTGCCACAGAGCCAGGGCTGGTGTGGAGGGGACAGCAGTGCTGCTCAGACTGGCCCGTCTCCAGCAACAGCACAATCCTCAG CAAGTGATAATCAAGTGTCAGTGAGTCAGGAGGCAGGCAAGATGTCAGTCCTACTTGAAGAGGATCTAGTGACCAAGTGGTGCAGTGCCAAACAACAGCGCGGCTTCGTAGAAGACAAAGACTTTATCAGCTACCTCCTGTTCATTGTGAGCGAATACGAGACCATGACAGGCACCTATGTGCTTCAGCCCGCCCCTACTCCTAAGAGCCCAACCAAACCAGTAACAAGACAGCAGGCATCTAAGAAACGGTCATATCTATTTGATGAAGTAGATGATGGAGGCCAGCAGAGAGCCAAGAAAGGCAAGAAGAAGAGACAGAAGCCGTCAAAAGTAGCTAGAGCAGCATCACCTCTGCCTGAGGATGTGGTACCTAGACAGAGTCCCGAGAATGAGCAGCTTCCTGAGACTTTCTTTGAGGACAATCCTAAGAAGCTTCCTGAGATTTATGAGAACAATCCTAAGAAGGAGCAGCTTGCTGAGATTTTCTTTGAAGACAATCCTAAGAAGCTTCCTGAGATTTATGAAGACAATCCTAAGAAGGATCAGCTTGCAGAGATTTGTGAGGACAAACTAAACAAGGAGCAGAGTGCAATGATTTCTGACATCAAACCTAAGAAGGAACAGCTTGCTGAAGTTTTTGGCAAGGACAATTATCAGAACGAGCGGCTTACTGAGATTTGTGAGGACAGTCCACTAGATTTATCTTTCAGCTCGCACAAAGAAGAGGGCGGGGTGGCTGGAAACACACCAGAAGACACCTCCTGTGTCAGTGAGCTACAGAAGGTCCTCACCAATGTGACATCAGGTGTGCAGGGTCAAATCGCTTCACCTGAAGAAGTCATCCTTGACTTCTCCACGAAGAAAACCAGCCCCGATGCTAATGCCAACATAGCAGACAGATCTGTCTTTGCAGAGAAGAAGAAGCGGGAGTTTCCGTGTGATGTCTGCGGGAAGGTGTTCAACAGGGCTCAGCAGCTGACTCGGCACAAACGCACTCACGGAAAAGACAAGATGATCCCGTGTGACGTCTGCGGGGAGGTAGTCTCAGGTAAGGCGTGGTGCCGCCACAGGAAGACTCATGATCAAGGTCAAGTCTTCCAGTGTCCTTGGGAAGGCTGCAGCCTGGCTTTCAAGGATAGGAAGCTGTGGCAGGACCACATGTCCTTCGTACACAAGGGTCAGAGCTCCGTGCAGTGCACCTGGATTGGGTGCGACAAGACTTTCCCTAAACACTCCCTAATGGAGCGTCACCTCAAGGTCCACGTCACTCCCAAACGCATGTTCTCCTGTCCCGTATGTCCCAAGGTGTTCAGACATAAGCCTAACCTGAGCGTGCACATGCGGGTACACAGTGGGGAGACACCCTTCAAGTGTCCCCACTGTGAGTACAGGGGGAGACAGCAGAGTGCTCTCAAGTGGCACATGAAGAAGCACCACGACACTGTCGTCACATCCTTCGTCAGCTTCAAAATAGAGGATGCTGCTGCCGTATCTGAACCAGATGACCTGGCCAGCAAactagcagaaaagatgtggcAAGAGACAAGTACAGGCTCAACTGGACTGCCACTTCTGTCATACATGTAA
- the LOC118417259 gene encoding serine/threonine-protein kinase PRP4 homolog isoform X1, whose protein sequence is MLGLVRHSVIMAAMMMEIGGEPPVTAELTEDSDSGSPEAAASAENGSDSDEENTQVSSKEEKKRHGHHGKKKHKHQKKHKKHKHKHSEEEDRRRRHKHKKRRHSQEEVKEGGAALKKIKVRLQHPVDDSANLEELEEVKARIQAELEKNHADGSKINAMGLIAQGYAGTDEEEEEGEVIDLTEDDPKVPTDSGKSQHADNHSSKSRHRGNRSTSPRHKPERDRRRKSGEDVRRRSKSPDRGRVSRRSRSPDRKSRVSPRKDREERVVKRSKSPRKRSISPKRRSRSPREKSRVRRRSSKSPSTQDNNRVKKTRSPDKVEQSSQEKTKEDSKKAVSPQRASSRRQNSRSLDREKVRSRTPTKKSRSPPVRRPRSPDPVDERKKRISPAPNIRQRSPIRRRSRTPPGRRKSLSPFGRGRPRRSPSPRRLSRRSRSPMGRRRSPLRRSRSGSRHRYRRRSHSRDRDRRRRSRSPEDKFKGSLSEGMAMKKEDSSDEGLEDFEIPDDDEDEEAIIERRRKERLAILQKYQKESSDNSGSVSTPLPTDSDEDSDNDGANTPDSVLVGDRAAEDFAQDAKIEDDFEASINAKLSTITGAVKKGAEETEDSTGSGGNDMFTDDIFGDKGSGSGGRMIHEATDNPHLTENWDDQEGYYRVRIGETLDRRYVVYGFTGQGVFSNVVRARDEARAKQDVAIKIIRNNEMMHKTGLKELEFLKKLNDADPEDKFHCLRLLRDFYHKNHLCLVFEPLSMNLREVLKKYGRDVGLHVKAVRSYSQQLFLALKLLKRCNILHADIKPDNILVNSSKVVLKLCDFGSASHSADNDITPYLVSRFYRAPEIIIGKGYDFAIDMWSVGCTIYELYTGKILYPGKTNNHMLKLMMDLKGKIPNKMIRKGMFKDQHFDPQCNFMYVEVDKVTQREKVTVMTSINATRDLMADMLGYSRLPEDQMRKLTQLSDFLHKVLMLDPSKRISINQALTHPFIQEKI, encoded by the exons ATGCTGGGACTGGTACGTCATAGTGTCATCATGGCGGCCATGATGATGGAGATTGGTGGCGAGCCGCCGGTCACTGCAGAATTAACGGAGGACAG TGATTCAGGTAGTCCTGAAGCAGCTGCCAGTGCTGAGAATGGAAGTGACAGTGATGAAGAAAATACACAGGTGTCTTCTAAGGAGGAGAAAAAGAGGCACGGCCATCACGGTAAGAAGAAGCACAAGCACCAGAAGAAACacaagaaacacaaacacaagcatTCCGAGGAGGAGGACCGGAGACGGAGGCACAAGCACAAGAAGAGGCGGCACAGTCAGGAGGAGGTGAAGGAGGGGGGTGCAGCACTGAAGAAAATAAAGGTCAGGCTTCAACATCCT GTCGATGACTCGGCAAATCTTGAGGAACTGGAGGAAGTAAAAGCTCGTATCCAGGCCGAGCTGGAGAAGAACCACGCGGACGGCAGTAAGATCAACGCCATGGGTCTCATCGCCCAGGGTTACGCTGGCACCGAcgaggaggaagaggaagggGAGGTCATTGATTTGACAGAAGATGACCCCAAAGTTCCCACGGACTCTGGGAAATCACAGCATGCAGACAACCATTCGTCCAAATCCCGACACAGGGGAAACAGGTCCACATCCCCCAGGCACAAACCTGAGcgagacagaagaagaaagtcGGGAGAAGACGTGAGGAGGAGAAGCAAGTCCCCAGACAGAGGTAGAGTTAGTCGTCGCAGTCGGTCCCCGGACAGAAAGTCCCGCGTGTCTCCTCGGAAAGATAGGGAGGAGAGAGTCGTCAAGAGAAGTAAGTCCCCCAGGAAACGCAGCATCTCACCAAAGAGAAGGAGTCGGTCTCCCCGCGAGAAGAGTAGAGTAAGGCGGCGCAGTAGTAAATCACCCAGTACTCAGGACAATAATAGAGTAAAGAAGACCAGATCTCCTGACAAAGTGGAACAGTCTTCTCAGGAAAAGACTAAAGAGGACTCAAAGAAAGCTGTATCTCCCCAAAGAGCATCCTCAAGACGTCAGAACAGTCGTTCCTTGGATAGGGAAAAGGTTCGTAGCAGGACTCCAACAAAGAAGAGTAGAAGCCCCCCTGTCAG GAGACCAAGAAGTCCAGACCCTGTGGatgaaaggaagaaaagaatAAGTCCAGCCCCCAACATAAGACAACGGTCCCCCATCAGACGCCGTTCAAGAACGCCACCAGGGAGGAGAAAGAGTCTGTCCCCATTCGGCAGAGGGAGACCACGACGATCGCCGTCACCAAGGAGATTATCGCGAAGATCGCGCTCACCCATGGGAAGACGGAGGTCTCCTTTGCGACGGAGTCGGTCGGGGTCTCGACACAGATACAGGAGGAGGTCCCACTCCAGAGATCGGGATAGAAGACGCAGGAGCAGGTCACCCGAGGACAAGTTCAAGGGAAGCTTGTCTGAAGGCATGGCCATGAAGAAGGAAGACTCCTCGGATGAAGG TTTGGAAGACTTTGAGAttcctgatgatgatgaagacgagGAGGCAATCATCGAACGTCGCAGGAAGGAGAGACTTGCAATTCTACAG AAATATCAAAAAGAGAGCTCAGACAACAGCGGGTCTGTGTCCACACCTCTACCAACAGACTCTGATGAGGACTCTGACAATGACGGAGCGAACACCCCTGACAGCGTGCTGGTCGGGGACCGGGCGGCAGAAGACTTTGCCCAGGACGCTAAGATTGAGGACGATTTCGAGGCCTCCATCAATGCAAAGCTGAGCACTATTACTGGAGCTGTGAAGAAGGGTGCTG AGGAGACAGAGGACTCTACGGGGAGTGGTGGAAACGACATGTTCACAGATGACATCTTCGGAGATAAGGGCTCAGGCTCTGGTGGTCGGATGATCCACGAAGCTACAGACAATCCTCATCTTACAGAGAACTGGGATGACCAGGAGGGATATTACC GTGTGCGTATCGGTGAGACACTGGACAGGCGGTATGTCGTGTACGGCTTCACCGGGCAGGGAGTCTTCAGCAACGTGGTGCGAGCAAGGGACGAGGCTCGCGCCAAACAAGACGTCGCCATCAAGATTATACGGAACAACGAGATGAT GCACAAGACTGGTCTGAAGGAGCTGGAGTTCCTGAAGAAGTTGAATGATGCTGACCCAGAAGACAAGTTCCACTGTCTCCGTCTGCTGCGAGACTTCTACCACAAGAACCATCTCTGCTTAGTGTTTGAGCCACTCAG CATGAACCTACGGGAGGTTCTAAAGAAGTACGGGCGAGACGTGGGCCTGCACGTGAAGGCGGTGCGCTCCTACTCCCAGCAGCTCTTCCTGGCGCTCAAGCTTCTCAAGCGCTGCAACATCCTTCATGCTGACATCAAACCTGACAACATTCTG GTGAATTCATCAAAGGTAGTGTTGAAGCTGTGTGATTTTGGTTCAGCTTCACACAGCGCTGACAACGACATCACCCCCTACCTGGTCAGTAGGTTCTACAGGGCCCCGGAAATCA TTATAGGGAAAGGCTACGACTTTGCCATAGACATGTGGAGCGTGGGCTGTACCATCTATGAACTGTACACGGGGAAGATCCTGTACCCGGGGAAGACAAACAACCACATGCTGAAGCTGATGATGGACCTGAAGGGGAAGATCCCCAACAAGATGATCAGGAAGGGCATGTTCAAGGACCAACACTTCGACCCTCAGTGCAACTTTATGTACGTGGAAGTAGACAAAGTCACACAGAGG GAAAAGGTGACCGTGATGACATCCATCAACGCCACGCGGGACCTGATGGCGGACATGCTGGGGTACTCGCGCCTCCCGGAGGACCAGATGCGCAAGCTGACCCAGCTGAGCGACTTCCTCCACAAGGTCCTGATGCTGGACCCCTCCAAACGTATCTCCATCAACCAGGCCCTCACCCACCCCTTCATACAGGAGAAAATATAA